In Mercurialis annua linkage group LG6, ddMerAnnu1.2, whole genome shotgun sequence, the following are encoded in one genomic region:
- the LOC126653760 gene encoding thionin-like protein 2: protein MLLCVVISGMLVEQSNGFKLFRHGFKKCMKKCLFLCVLPPWTPACPGLCFGKCIINPAAIGPQSTHQFCTAGCATSECSGLISADNYHLDEVEGCVGGCSQSCVTGSN from the exons ATGTTGTTATGTGTGGTGATTAGTGGGATGCTTGTTGAGCAATCCAACGGCTTTAAATTATTTCGCCATGGCTTCAAGAAATGCATGAAGAAATGTTTATTCTTATGTGTCCTTCCGCCATGGACACCGGCCTGCCCCGGTTTATGCTTTGGTAAGTGCATCATTAACCCAGCTGCAATTGGCCCGCAAAGCACCCACCAGTTTTGCACCGCTGGCTGCGCCACCTCCGAGTGCTCCGGTCTCATCTCTGCAGACAATTATC ATTTGGATGAAGTTGAAGGATGTGTAGGTGGCTGTTCACAATCATGTGTGACTGGTTCTAATTGA